A single region of the Kwoniella botswanensis chromosome 1, complete sequence genome encodes:
- a CDS encoding DNA repair protein rad18, which yields MDMSSHPLLSSMDEPPPFPSAYSQLRRLDRSVVCQICKEPFQAPVSIGCGHSFCSSCIRSSLNVLKKCPSCNEPASEGQIRRNRALEEITDSWEESRPIVYDLAKPSPQPQISKKRPAQEPNSKPSYSIGSKRIKPNSSREASVSRSRSPTKSRRSNESDHEEGQNGQAEDEQDDEVQELTENDEAPCPICQATLPISSIPLHIEKGCPPPKSKLNGNGSGRGNQKADWKKVFSGQSIGSKNKDKEVEMKRITKPNYALATPAELRSILSDYSLPTTGDKATLISRVQEWIILFNSNLDTSHPSSLSALRAKLSDMENSKKRDKERGKDEMINQLGSKDGLQKYAKDKKSEFEKLRKEIIERDRKRKEQEDGKGGGKDNAIEVE from the exons ATGGACATgtcatcccatcctctcctctcgTCAATGGACGAACCTCCTCCATTTCCATCGGCCTATTCGCAACTACGTAGACTAGATCGTTCGGTAGTTTGTCAAATCTGTAAAGAACCATTCCAAGCGCCCGTATCGATAGGATGTGGTCATTCATTTTGTTCCTCG TGCATCAGATCTTCGCTGAACGTGTTGAAGAAATGTCCATCATGCAATGAACCCGCTTCAGAAGGTCAGATAAGGAGGAATAGAGCTTTGGAGGAGATAACGGACTCATGGGAGGAATCAAG ACCAATAGTATACGATTTGGCAAAGCCATCACCACAACCGCAAATATCGAAGAAACGTCCGGCGCAAGAACCAAATTCGAAACCTTCCTATTCAATTGGTTCGAAGCGTATCAAGCCGAATTCGAGTAGAGAAGCGAGTGTAAGTCGATCGCGAAGTCCAACTAAATCACGCAGATCGAATGAGAGTGATCATGAAGAAGGGCAGAATGGGCAGGCAGAGGATGAGCAAGATGACGAAGTACAGGAATTAACTGAAAATG ACGAAGCTCCCTGTCCGATATGTCAAGCCACTTTACCTATCTCTTCGATACCACTACATATCGAAAAGGGATGTCCGCCGCCGAAAAGTAAGTTGAATGGGAACGGGAGTGGGAGAGGCAACCAGAAAGCAGATTGGAAGAAAGTATTCTCAGGTCAATCGATAGGTTCAAAGAACAAAGATAAAGA GGTCGAAATGAAACGGATAACCAAACCGAACTACGCATTAGCCACACCAGCTGAGTTACGCTCTATACTTTCC GATTATTCCTTACCTACCACAGGAGATAAAGCGACGTTGATAAGTAGAGTTCAAGAATGGATAATCCTCTTCAACTCCAATCTTGATACctcccatccatcttccttatcGGCATTAAGAGCGAAATTATCAGATATGGAGAATTCGAAGAAAAGAGATaaggaaagagggaaagatgagatgatcaatcaactaGGTAGTAAAGATGGGTTACAAAAATATGCGAAAGATAAGAAAAGTGAATTTGAGAAATTGAGAAAAGAGATTATAGAGAgggataggaagaggaaagaacaGGAGGACGGGAAGGGAGGTGGGAAGGATAACGCTATTGAGGTGGAGTAA